A single genomic interval of Thermoanaerobacter uzonensis DSM 18761 harbors:
- the fliJ gene encoding flagellar export protein FliJ, giving the protein MKKFEFNLQPILNLKEQSEKIEKERLSKIMAEINLQKEKLHNLTKHLNEVLEERKDEISKGTTALKIAESDAYVRKIQQMIEDKRNLIKKLEKDADIVKENLLKISKEKKVLENLREKQFTEYQYLLNLEQNKVIDEQISFRVAKSY; this is encoded by the coding sequence ATGAAAAAATTTGAATTTAATTTGCAGCCAATATTAAATTTGAAAGAACAGTCAGAGAAGATAGAAAAAGAGAGATTGTCTAAAATTATGGCAGAAATAAATTTACAAAAGGAAAAATTACATAATCTGACTAAGCATCTCAATGAGGTTTTAGAAGAGAGAAAAGATGAAATAAGTAAAGGGACTACAGCTCTTAAAATAGCCGAGTCTGATGCTTATGTAAGAAAAATACAACAGATGATTGAAGACAAGAGAAATCTTATAAAAAAATTAGAGAAAGATGCCGACATAGTAAAAGAAAATCTCTTAAAGATTTCTAAAGAAAAAAAGGTATTGGAGAATTTAAGAGAAAAGCAATTCACTGAATATCAATATCTATTGAACTTAGAGCAAAATAAGGTGATAGATGAGCAGATAAGTTTTAGAGTAGCTAAATCCTATTAG
- a CDS encoding MotE family protein, with product MQNEETQVKKRPKTRLIFLILLLVIIGGMAAIIYFNIVGSQTYLTKQLSKVPIFKGLISQPSVQDKNAEIAKLTNKLKSKEQQIADYEAKLKEKDDQINALKAELEKIQNESSTLKQQLENKQASLKDIATYYQNMDPQNAAQILNNMSDEDVIKILSYMNKDSASKILESLKADKAARITNILLKNATMIP from the coding sequence ATGCAAAATGAAGAAACACAAGTGAAAAAGCGGCCAAAAACGAGGCTAATATTTTTAATACTTTTGCTGGTGATTATAGGGGGCATGGCTGCGATAATTTACTTTAATATAGTGGGAAGTCAAACCTATCTAACAAAACAGTTATCAAAAGTTCCGATTTTCAAAGGCTTGATTTCTCAGCCATCAGTTCAGGACAAAAATGCAGAAATAGCAAAACTTACTAATAAATTAAAATCAAAGGAACAACAAATTGCTGACTATGAGGCTAAGTTAAAAGAAAAAGATGACCAGATTAATGCTTTAAAAGCAGAATTAGAGAAAATACAGAATGAAAGTAGTACTTTAAAACAACAGTTAGAAAATAAGCAAGCTAGTTTAAAAGATATAGCTACTTATTATCAAAACATGGATCCTCAAAATGCAGCTCAAATACTCAATAACATGTCAGATGAAGATGTAATAAAAATATTGAGTTACATGAACAAAGATAGCGCTTCAAAAATATTAGAATCACTAAAAGCTGATAAGGCGGCAAGAATAACAAATATTTTATTGAAAAATGCTACAATGATTCCTTAG
- a CDS encoding flagellar hook-length control protein FliK, whose protein sequence is MIEVLPDTNLLPFNIQQPRTDRSKTVASFQKDNKLNKFSKMLQQQVAINENKENSTGKEVSDSSVELNSLFSTTQSLKEEKNLKSFQTDDLSLADVFNALQQLISALNVAIQSDDGNQLIEKQNFYVEMQKEVQRLMQDFLNNGVLDVDKLSQKISQLLEEKLGVKLQPDAIATAIKSSNFKEVLKDYKDENVDIKNMNTQKTDSNVFSQHIIKKEVRENLTPLTAKNEDSSVIDNQHIPERNKEDIPKTKDSQTELNNMIKEERNTGKNQQLQQNDFTFLKNDGKTFGNQLINHQNSKLKEVPESQIFDQIVKSINFSKNDMSSTISIQLKPEFLGKLQINLKSIDGNIIATIITDSEKLKHQIESNIGILNTQLDLKGIKIDSFNVTVDKNMQFTSQYNGQQQSYNDNSQEQNLHRAYGGYLHYDLAEAEETETLQRIYNLSQEHIDVRA, encoded by the coding sequence GTGATAGAAGTGTTACCGGATACTAATTTGTTACCATTTAACATACAACAGCCAAGGACTGACAGAAGCAAAACAGTTGCATCTTTCCAAAAAGATAATAAGTTAAATAAATTTTCAAAAATGTTACAGCAACAGGTGGCAATTAATGAAAATAAAGAAAATTCAACAGGAAAAGAAGTATCTGATAGCAGTGTTGAGTTAAATAGTCTTTTTTCAACAACACAATCACTAAAGGAAGAAAAAAATTTAAAATCATTCCAAACAGATGATTTATCGTTAGCAGACGTTTTCAATGCGTTGCAGCAGTTAATAAGTGCATTAAACGTGGCAATTCAAAGTGACGATGGCAATCAGCTAATTGAAAAACAAAATTTTTATGTGGAAATGCAAAAAGAAGTACAAAGACTGATGCAGGATTTTTTAAATAATGGTGTTTTGGATGTTGATAAACTATCGCAAAAAATAAGCCAGTTATTAGAAGAAAAACTTGGTGTTAAATTACAACCAGATGCAATAGCTACAGCAATTAAAAGTAGCAACTTTAAGGAAGTTTTAAAGGACTATAAAGATGAAAATGTGGATATAAAAAACATGAATACTCAAAAAACAGACTCAAATGTATTTTCGCAACACATAATTAAAAAAGAAGTGAGAGAAAATTTAACTCCATTGACTGCCAAAAATGAAGATTCATCTGTGATAGACAATCAGCATATCCCTGAGAGAAATAAAGAAGACATACCCAAAACAAAGGATTCACAAACCGAGTTAAATAACATGATTAAAGAAGAAAGGAATACTGGGAAAAATCAGCAATTACAACAAAATGATTTTACGTTTTTGAAAAATGATGGAAAGACTTTTGGAAACCAACTGATTAATCACCAAAATTCAAAATTAAAAGAGGTTCCAGAATCGCAAATTTTTGACCAAATAGTAAAGAGTATAAATTTTTCAAAAAACGACATGTCTTCTACCATAAGTATACAATTAAAACCAGAATTTTTAGGAAAGCTTCAGATAAATCTTAAATCTATAGATGGAAATATTATCGCTACTATAATAACTGATAGCGAAAAATTGAAGCATCAAATTGAATCTAATATAGGAATTTTAAATACTCAATTAGATTTAAAGGGAATTAAAATAGACAGTTTTAATGTGACTGTGGATAAAAACATGCAGTTTACTTCTCAATACAATGGACAACAGCAAAGTTACAATGACAACTCACAAGAACAAAATTTGCACAGAGCATATGGTGGATATTTACACTATGATTTGGCAGAAGCAGAAGAGACAGAAACTTTACAAAGAATTTACAATCTCTCACAAGAACATATAGATGTGAGGGCGTAG
- a CDS encoding flagellar hook capping FlgD N-terminal domain-containing protein, translated as MNVNTNYSFSNVYNNSKITSKNQLGKEDFLKLLVTQLKNQDPLNPMDDKEFIAQLAQFSTLEQMQNMNNSFNSIRAINLIGKSITANINENGNVRTVMGKVDAIYKQNGEYFLEVGNVDVPLDAVTSVSE; from the coding sequence GTGAACGTAAATACCAATTATAGTTTCTCAAATGTATACAATAACAGTAAAATTACTTCAAAAAATCAATTAGGTAAAGAGGATTTTTTGAAACTTTTGGTCACACAGTTAAAAAATCAAGACCCTTTAAACCCAATGGATGACAAAGAGTTTATTGCACAGCTGGCTCAATTTTCAACCTTAGAACAAATGCAAAACATGAACAACAGTTTTAATTCGATAAGAGCTATAAATTTAATAGGAAAAAGTATTACTGCTAATATCAATGAAAATGGGAATGTTCGCACTGTAATGGGGAAAGTAGATGCTATATATAAGCAAAACGGCGAATATTTTTTGGAAGTTGGTAATGTGGACGTACCTTTGGATGCTGTCACAAGTGTTTCAGAATGA
- a CDS encoding TIGR02530 family flagellar biosynthesis protein, giving the protein MSEIVKIPQNLNVNYLAQRIASNNGTSTAFKEVLNEKIDEIKFSKHSLMRMEMRNVKITQKEYQKLLEAVNKANQKGIKDSLIIIDNKAFVVNLKSKTVITAMDGEMLKDSVFTNIDGAVII; this is encoded by the coding sequence ATGTCTGAGATAGTGAAAATCCCTCAAAATCTAAATGTTAATTATTTAGCTCAGAGGATAGCGAGTAACAATGGGACCTCTACGGCTTTTAAAGAGGTTTTAAATGAAAAAATTGACGAAATAAAATTTTCCAAACATTCTCTCATGAGGATGGAAATGAGAAATGTTAAAATTACGCAGAAAGAATATCAAAAGCTTTTGGAGGCAGTAAACAAAGCTAACCAAAAAGGAATAAAGGATTCTCTAATCATAATAGATAACAAAGCCTTTGTAGTAAATTTAAAGTCTAAGACGGTTATAACGGCGATGGATGGAGAAATGTTAAAAGATAGTGTTTTTACAAATATAGACGGTGCTGTAATAATTTAA
- a CDS encoding flagellar hook protein FlgE, with translation MLRSMYSAVSGLKAHQARMDVIGNNIANVNTVGYKASRMTFKEIFNQTIKGASAPQGNGGGTNPQQIGLGVAIASIDTLFTRGGAQRTDNPTDLSIDGNGFFIVSNGGANLYTRAGNFSFDSHGDLVTPDGYKVLGWMSTDGKTINTDTGNLVPISLKNWSSINPATTTQLEIGGNLNASTAINGTISYNILVYDSQGGSHIATLTFTRTNASTWNWGVSSSDPAISSITGSGTLTFGADGKIAPNTTATGTLTFNMNTTVTNANIGPVSLDLSKLTMFSSETDLRELSKDGNEAGSLESINIDKYGVVSGIYSNGRRQIIGQIAIADFQNPMGLEKIGNTMFINTVNSGDPMIGTAGTATRGAINPGTLEMSNVDLANEFADMIVTERGFQANAKIITTSDEILQDLVNMKR, from the coding sequence ATGTTAAGGTCAATGTATTCTGCAGTTTCAGGTTTGAAAGCTCATCAAGCGAGGATGGATGTAATAGGAAATAACATAGCAAATGTCAACACTGTTGGATATAAAGCCAGCAGAATGACTTTTAAAGAAATATTTAATCAGACGATAAAAGGGGCTTCTGCGCCTCAAGGAAATGGTGGTGGAACTAATCCTCAACAGATTGGTCTGGGAGTAGCTATAGCTTCAATTGATACGTTGTTTACAAGAGGTGGTGCACAAAGGACAGATAATCCTACAGACCTTTCAATTGATGGAAACGGATTTTTCATAGTCTCCAATGGAGGAGCAAATTTGTATACAAGGGCAGGAAACTTTAGTTTTGATTCTCACGGGGATTTAGTAACCCCTGATGGATATAAAGTTTTAGGTTGGATGTCAACTGATGGGAAAACAATAAACACTGATACAGGAAATTTAGTACCAATAAGCCTCAAAAATTGGTCAAGTATAAATCCGGCAACGACTACGCAATTAGAAATAGGAGGAAATCTAAATGCTTCAACAGCAATCAACGGTACCATAAGTTATAACATATTAGTATATGATTCACAAGGAGGAAGCCACATAGCTACACTTACTTTTACGAGAACTAATGCTAGTACATGGAATTGGGGCGTGTCTTCTTCAGATCCTGCTATTTCGTCTATAACTGGTTCTGGTACACTTACTTTTGGTGCTGATGGAAAGATTGCACCTAATACAACTGCAACAGGTACACTTACTTTTAATATGAATACTACTGTAACAAACGCAAATATTGGCCCTGTTTCACTTGACCTCTCAAAACTTACTATGTTCTCAAGTGAGACTGATTTGAGGGAACTTAGTAAAGATGGAAATGAGGCAGGTTCTTTAGAGAGCATTAATATAGACAAATACGGAGTTGTCTCAGGTATATATTCCAATGGTCGCCGACAGATAATTGGACAGATTGCAATAGCTGATTTTCAAAACCCAATGGGTCTAGAAAAAATAGGAAATACAATGTTTATTAATACAGTAAACTCAGGAGACCCTATGATAGGAACAGCCGGAACTGCTACAAGAGGGGCAATAAATCCTGGAACTTTAGAAATGTCTAATGTAGATTTAGCCAATGAATTTGCTGATATGATTGTTACTGAAAGAGGCTTTCAAGCGAATGCTAAAATTATAACTACTTCTGACGAAATATTGCAAGACCTTGTGAATATGAAGAGATAA
- a CDS encoding flagellar FlbD family protein, with amino-acid sequence MIYVTRLNNEEFVVNADLIEFIEKTPDTVISLTTGKKIVVKETPEEIIEKVIAYKKKIFTIVKDKEVLE; translated from the coding sequence ATGATTTATGTTACGCGTCTTAATAATGAAGAATTTGTGGTGAACGCAGACTTAATTGAATTTATTGAAAAAACTCCTGACACTGTTATAAGTCTTACCACCGGTAAAAAGATAGTAGTAAAAGAAACACCAGAGGAAATTATAGAAAAAGTTATTGCCTACAAAAAGAAAATTTTCACAATAGTAAAAGATAAAGAGGTGTTAGAATGA
- a CDS encoding flagellar basal body-associated FliL family protein, protein MNSKTILIVIVAVILSFGVAFLYFNNFASTNKPQEITYYNYSPGGEFITNLKGDGKFVKATIELQVTDKNILKTLEERNPQIRDLIIQILRGKTEQDVEGPEGQEKLKNDIKNGINKIIGEGKIVNVYFDEFIVQ, encoded by the coding sequence ATGAATAGCAAGACAATTTTAATAGTTATTGTTGCAGTGATTTTGTCTTTTGGTGTAGCTTTTTTGTATTTTAACAATTTTGCTTCTACTAATAAGCCTCAAGAAATCACTTATTATAATTATTCTCCTGGCGGAGAATTTATAACTAATTTAAAAGGAGATGGAAAATTTGTTAAGGCAACAATAGAATTGCAAGTTACAGATAAAAATATTTTAAAAACCTTAGAAGAGCGAAACCCGCAGATTAGAGATTTGATAATCCAAATTTTAAGAGGGAAAACAGAACAAGATGTGGAAGGACCAGAAGGACAGGAGAAGTTAAAAAACGATATAAAAAATGGAATAAATAAAATAATAGGTGAAGGAAAAATTGTAAATGTATATTTTGATGAATTCATTGTTCAATAG
- the fliM gene encoding flagellar motor switch protein FliM encodes MAEILSQSEIDELLKAFSSGGLDIQEIEKVEESKSKKIRNYDFRRPNKFSKEQLRTLQMIFENLSRSLTSFLSGYLRTIVDVTVVSVDQLTYYEFSNSLNNPVFIAIIDAAPLEGPFLLEFNNNTTYAILDRILGGIGKGELLDRDYTEIEISLLTKIVKQMLPLFKEPWSNILTINPSLIRVETNSQFAQIISPNETVALCTLSIKINETEGIMNFCMPHLTLEPIVPKLTTKFWFSSMKKEEKVNPELIKSKISKTYIPITAQLGSTTITVKEFLEFEIGDIIVLDKHFKEPVDIIIDKKVKFRGIPGIKNNKYSVRITEVIYKGDEESE; translated from the coding sequence TTGGCTGAAATATTATCACAAAGCGAGATAGATGAACTATTAAAAGCTTTTAGCTCTGGCGGATTAGATATCCAAGAAATTGAAAAAGTAGAAGAGAGCAAAAGTAAAAAGATAAGAAATTACGATTTTAGAAGGCCTAATAAATTTTCAAAAGAACAACTGCGAACTCTTCAGATGATCTTTGAAAATTTGTCAAGGTCTTTGACTTCCTTTTTGTCAGGATATTTGAGAACGATAGTAGATGTTACAGTGGTCTCTGTTGACCAGCTAACTTATTATGAGTTTAGTAATTCTTTAAATAATCCAGTTTTCATTGCTATTATTGATGCAGCTCCTTTAGAAGGCCCATTTCTCTTGGAATTTAATAATAATACTACTTATGCAATACTTGACAGAATTTTGGGAGGAATAGGAAAAGGCGAGCTTTTGGATAGAGATTATACTGAGATTGAAATCAGTCTTTTGACCAAAATTGTAAAGCAAATGCTTCCACTTTTCAAAGAACCATGGAGCAATATATTAACGATTAACCCCTCTTTAATAAGAGTGGAAACTAACTCCCAGTTTGCTCAAATAATATCTCCCAATGAGACAGTAGCCTTGTGTACTTTATCTATAAAAATCAATGAAACAGAAGGAATAATGAATTTTTGTATGCCTCATTTAACGTTAGAGCCTATTGTGCCCAAATTAACGACAAAATTTTGGTTTTCTAGCATGAAAAAAGAAGAGAAAGTAAATCCTGAGCTTATAAAGAGTAAAATAAGCAAAACCTATATACCTATTACTGCTCAACTTGGTTCTACCACCATTACTGTAAAAGAATTTTTGGAGTTTGAAATAGGAGATATAATCGTGTTGGATAAACATTTCAAAGAGCCTGTAGATATAATAATCGATAAAAAAGTCAAGTTTCGAGGTATACCTGGAATCAAAAATAACAAATACAGTGTAAGAATAACAGAAGTTATTTACAAAGGAGATGAAGAAAGTGAATGA
- the fliY gene encoding flagellar motor switch phosphatase FliY has protein sequence MNDFLSQEEINALLKGLTEESKENQSQNGENLTEEEKDILGEIGNISFGTSATTLYTLLRNKVTITTPKVSVLSWEELKKEFNIPYIGVEVEYTEGLKGHNLLILKKEDVLKMTDLMMGGEGKVEDGEITELHLSAIGEAMNQMIGSAATSLSTLLNKTINISPPKAFVVDFTASLPTDISFPEGDVVKIAFKMEVGEIIDSEIMQLLPLDFAKELVRSVLSKNEEKSPAVTSQEESSSAIIESDEKNVETGNNISTDEKATKKKQKINASPVVFQSFDEEPPSKSKEEKENLELILDVPLTITVELGKTKKLIKDILELGEGSIIELDKLAGEPVDILANGKYIAKGEVVVIDENFGVRIIDIVHQSKRISNI, from the coding sequence GTGAATGACTTTTTATCACAAGAAGAAATAAATGCACTACTAAAAGGCTTAACCGAAGAATCTAAAGAAAATCAGTCCCAAAATGGAGAAAATTTAACAGAAGAAGAAAAGGATATATTAGGAGAAATTGGGAATATAAGTTTTGGCACATCGGCCACTACTTTATATACTTTATTGAGAAACAAAGTTACTATTACTACTCCAAAAGTTTCAGTATTATCTTGGGAAGAGTTAAAAAAAGAATTTAATATTCCTTACATTGGAGTTGAAGTAGAGTATACGGAAGGACTAAAAGGTCATAACCTTCTTATTTTAAAAAAAGAAGATGTACTTAAAATGACGGATTTGATGATGGGGGGAGAAGGAAAAGTAGAAGATGGAGAAATTACTGAACTGCATTTAAGTGCAATAGGAGAAGCCATGAACCAAATGATAGGTTCTGCTGCTACTTCTCTTTCTACCCTTCTCAATAAAACTATAAATATTTCGCCACCTAAAGCTTTTGTTGTTGATTTTACTGCTTCTTTACCAACAGATATTTCATTCCCGGAAGGCGATGTAGTAAAAATTGCCTTTAAAATGGAGGTAGGAGAAATAATTGATAGCGAAATAATGCAGCTTTTGCCTCTTGATTTTGCTAAAGAACTAGTGCGAAGCGTTTTGTCGAAAAATGAAGAAAAATCACCAGCGGTGACTTCCCAAGAAGAGAGTTCCAGTGCTATAATAGAAAGTGATGAAAAAAATGTCGAGACAGGTAACAATATCTCAACAGATGAGAAAGCTACCAAAAAGAAACAAAAAATTAATGCAAGTCCTGTAGTTTTTCAAAGTTTTGATGAAGAACCTCCATCTAAAAGCAAGGAAGAGAAGGAAAATTTAGAGCTGATCCTAGATGTGCCTCTTACGATTACTGTTGAACTAGGCAAGACTAAAAAACTTATAAAAGATATTTTAGAATTAGGTGAGGGTTCTATTATTGAATTGGACAAATTGGCAGGTGAGCCAGTAGATATTTTAGCAAATGGAAAGTACATAGCTAAAGGGGAAGTAGTGGTAATTGATGAGAATTTTGGGGTTAGAATTATAGATATTGTACACCAAAGCAAAAGAATTAGCAATATATAA
- a CDS encoding response regulator, protein MSKIMIVDDAAFMRMMIKDIISKNNLGSVVEAENGAVAVEKYFQENPDLVIMDITMPEMDGIQAVKAIRAKDPNAKIIMCSAMGQQAMVIEAIQAGAKDFIVKPFQPDRVVEAIKKLLK, encoded by the coding sequence GTGAGCAAAATAATGATAGTTGATGACGCTGCTTTTATGAGGATGATGATTAAAGATATTATTTCAAAAAATAATTTGGGGAGTGTGGTAGAAGCTGAGAATGGTGCTGTAGCAGTAGAAAAATATTTCCAGGAAAATCCGGATTTGGTTATTATGGATATTACTATGCCTGAAATGGATGGAATACAAGCAGTGAAAGCAATTCGCGCAAAGGATCCCAATGCAAAAATAATAATGTGCTCTGCTATGGGACAGCAGGCTATGGTTATCGAGGCGATTCAAGCAGGAGCAAAAGACTTCATCGTAAAGCCTTTCCAACCTGATAGGGTGGTAGAAGCGATTAAAAAATTGTTGAAGTGA
- the fliO gene encoding flagellar biosynthetic protein FliO, giving the protein MSNGTEYVFQLIWYLIVFLLVIGVAFYITRFIGQSTLRYTRSTNLQVIDYIILGRDKGLYIVKVGDKFLLIGVSNSSITYLTEINKEDIKTLSNDKDFVTNLNISIERLKQLKNRYLSKKDGEQK; this is encoded by the coding sequence GTGTCTAATGGCACAGAATATGTTTTTCAATTGATATGGTATTTAATTGTCTTTCTTTTAGTAATTGGAGTGGCTTTTTACATAACTCGATTTATAGGACAAAGTACTTTAAGATATACTCGCTCTACTAATTTACAGGTGATAGATTACATCATTTTAGGTAGAGATAAAGGTCTATATATAGTAAAGGTAGGAGATAAATTTTTACTAATTGGTGTTAGCAACAGTAGTATAACCTATCTTACAGAGATAAATAAAGAAGATATAAAAACTCTGAGTAATGATAAAGATTTTGTGACAAATTTGAATATTTCAATAGAACGATTAAAACAGCTAAAAAACAGATATTTGTCTAAAAAAGATGGTGAGCAAAAATGA
- the fliP gene encoding flagellar type III secretion system pore protein FliP (The bacterial flagellar biogenesis protein FliP forms a type III secretion system (T3SS)-type pore required for flagellar assembly.): MNLGDLVSSVTAPSNMATSLQIVLLLTVLTLAPSILIMMTSFTRIVIVLSFLRNALGLQQMPPNQVLIGLALFLTLFIMAPVGQDINNNAIKPYTEGKITQQEAYQNAIKPLKNFMLKQTRQNDLNLFVSLAKIKVNNPEDLPMKVVIPSFIISELKTAFEIGFIIYIPFLIIDIIVASVLMSMGMFMLPPVLISLPFKVLLFILVDGWNLVVKSLILGFR; the protein is encoded by the coding sequence ATGAATTTAGGAGATTTGGTTTCATCAGTGACAGCTCCTTCAAATATGGCTACAAGTCTGCAAATAGTTCTTCTGCTAACAGTTTTGACATTAGCTCCATCTATTTTAATAATGATGACTTCTTTTACTCGGATAGTGATTGTATTATCTTTTTTAAGAAACGCACTAGGACTACAGCAAATGCCTCCTAATCAGGTACTAATTGGTTTGGCATTGTTTCTCACTTTATTCATAATGGCACCTGTGGGGCAAGATATCAACAATAATGCTATTAAACCTTATACAGAAGGAAAAATAACTCAACAGGAAGCGTATCAAAATGCTATCAAACCATTGAAAAATTTTATGCTGAAGCAAACAAGGCAAAATGATTTAAATCTTTTTGTAAGTTTAGCTAAAATTAAAGTAAATAATCCAGAAGACCTTCCCATGAAAGTGGTCATTCCTTCTTTTATCATCAGTGAATTAAAAACTGCTTTTGAAATTGGCTTTATAATATACATCCCCTTTTTGATAATTGATATAATAGTCGCCAGTGTTTTAATGTCAATGGGTATGTTTATGTTGCCACCTGTTTTGATATCTCTTCCTTTTAAAGTGTTACTTTTTATTTTGGTAGATGGATGGAACTTGGTTGTCAAATCTTTGATTTTAGGTTTTAGATAG
- the fliQ gene encoding flagellar biosynthesis protein FliQ yields MNTGVVIDIGREALTVALTIATPLLAVALGVGLLISIFQATTQIQEQTLSFVPKIVAILISLILFGPWMLTTLVNYTQRLFLNINNFIK; encoded by the coding sequence TTGAATACGGGAGTGGTTATAGATATAGGAAGAGAAGCTTTAACTGTTGCCTTAACAATTGCTACTCCATTATTAGCAGTAGCACTAGGGGTAGGACTTTTAATTAGCATTTTTCAAGCTACTACACAAATTCAGGAACAAACTTTATCTTTTGTTCCTAAAATTGTCGCTATACTTATAAGTCTGATTCTATTTGGGCCATGGATGCTTACTACGTTGGTCAACTACACTCAAAGATTGTTTTTAAATATTAATAATTTTATAAAGTGA
- the fliR gene encoding flagellar biosynthetic protein FliR, producing MDIIQYLLQNVQIFILLFVRMLGIFILTPFFGTKNIPTIFKIGLGFFAAVIVFDTMEPVDLQTNNVFDYFIVVISEFIVGLVIGLASMISFSAIHLAGQLIDYQLGFGLVNILDIHSETQVPLMGNFIYILTILIFMLLNGHYILFTMLAKSVDIIPVGRVVFNLPGMSQVLTKMVADMFILGFRISAPIILTTLLTDLVLGIISRTIPQLNVFMIGMPAKIFVGIFTLLIMLPMYLAIIDFMFNGMNADIFRLMKFMTR from the coding sequence ATGGATATAATTCAGTATTTACTTCAAAATGTTCAAATTTTTATATTACTTTTTGTCAGAATGCTGGGTATTTTTATACTTACACCTTTTTTTGGTACAAAAAATATTCCTACTATTTTTAAAATAGGTTTAGGTTTTTTTGCGGCAGTAATTGTTTTTGATACCATGGAACCGGTAGATTTGCAAACAAATAATGTTTTTGACTACTTTATTGTTGTCATCTCTGAGTTCATTGTAGGACTTGTGATAGGGCTGGCATCTATGATATCCTTTAGTGCTATACATTTAGCGGGTCAGCTAATTGATTATCAGTTGGGGTTTGGGCTGGTAAACATTTTAGACATTCACAGCGAAACCCAGGTTCCTTTAATGGGAAATTTCATATATATTTTGACAATCCTTATCTTCATGCTTCTGAATGGTCATTATATATTATTTACAATGTTGGCTAAAAGTGTTGATATAATTCCTGTTGGGAGAGTTGTCTTTAATTTACCTGGTATGTCTCAGGTCTTAACAAAAATGGTTGCTGATATGTTTATATTAGGTTTTAGAATAAGTGCTCCTATAATTTTAACAACTCTTTTGACAGATTTAGTTTTGGGAATAATCTCCCGTACTATACCTCAGCTTAACGTCTTTATGATAGGAATGCCAGCTAAGATTTTTGTTGGAATCTTTACATTGCTTATTATGTTGCCAATGTATTTGGCAATTATAGATTTTATGTTTAATGGAATGAATGCTGACATTTTTAGATTGATGAAATTTATGACAAGGTGA